A stretch of the Parabacteroides timonensis genome encodes the following:
- a CDS encoding SWIM zinc finger family protein: MDRKDYIIKGDGCHSSAGQFVPYANEAFLVTLANKGLYKRALKDLETTGQVELAVAGDHLQVQLDEITVSLNPNISQSSCSCPSKTVCKHILMGILVAADYAAKEVEEQTEEAATEENRQEAVSETVSRQSSANDWEELKKVDLAQLRKQAGKKLFEDTLRLIQDGWTADFIESDMLEATINTENITVYFPKDDSLNRSVCKCGESGLCKHKLIAILSYLSSQGILSSESDGNQPELSLLTEETIDVLRGASRFITGIFEKGLIGCGENEAETAIQYSIRLETCGIGNLARLFRSLSSDIENMLAKHVGFQPLTTFATLSRLHNTLRLILRNTQNNETLSKLIEGTRSDYYTTPIGHFTGLGAYPWQTRSGYFGITAYFFYHEKQSICTLTSSMADYYEHTQTLVTPENMQRQLETQSFWGSNTSLARLSTSTLTLRNFKMNRQNRLSSSSQTQCEIDDKVTISTLDTLLAIPELSDLTIRPEQRYDYFRKKQPEQLALVPFTHLSEVNFNTAEQKLYFTMADEQHETEGSLAYSELNRNAIRRLEQMGQRYAEAKQRYMVCLKRPDTLIPVSIVTASETDNFYF; encoded by the coding sequence ATGGATAGGAAAGATTATATCATAAAAGGAGACGGATGCCATTCATCCGCCGGACAGTTCGTCCCCTACGCCAACGAAGCCTTCCTGGTTACGCTGGCAAACAAAGGTTTGTATAAACGTGCTCTGAAAGACCTGGAAACAACAGGACAGGTCGAACTGGCCGTAGCAGGCGACCACCTGCAAGTTCAGCTAGACGAGATAACAGTCTCCCTGAATCCCAATATATCCCAAAGTTCCTGTAGCTGTCCCTCTAAAACAGTCTGCAAGCATATCCTGATGGGAATACTTGTTGCGGCTGATTATGCCGCGAAGGAAGTAGAAGAACAAACAGAAGAAGCCGCCACCGAAGAGAACAGGCAGGAAGCCGTTTCGGAAACTGTATCCCGACAGTCTTCTGCCAACGATTGGGAAGAATTGAAGAAGGTAGACCTGGCACAGCTCCGCAAGCAGGCAGGTAAAAAGCTATTTGAAGATACGCTCCGCCTTATCCAGGATGGTTGGACGGCAGACTTCATCGAAAGCGATATGCTCGAAGCGACCATCAACACAGAAAATATAACGGTCTATTTCCCCAAAGATGACAGCCTTAACCGTTCTGTATGCAAATGCGGAGAAAGCGGATTATGCAAACACAAACTGATTGCTATCCTGTCATACCTAAGTAGCCAGGGAATATTATCTTCCGAATCCGACGGCAACCAACCCGAACTGTCCCTACTCACGGAAGAGACAATAGACGTCTTACGGGGAGCTTCCCGCTTCATTACCGGCATATTCGAAAAAGGGTTGATCGGTTGCGGGGAAAATGAGGCGGAGACAGCCATACAATATTCCATCCGCCTGGAGACATGCGGGATAGGCAATCTGGCACGTTTGTTCCGTTCACTCTCTTCCGACATCGAAAATATGCTCGCCAAGCATGTCGGCTTCCAGCCTTTGACTACCTTTGCCACATTGTCGCGGTTGCATAACACACTTCGGCTGATCTTACGGAACACACAGAACAACGAAACGCTCAGTAAACTGATCGAAGGGACACGGTCGGATTATTATACAACCCCCATCGGACATTTTACAGGTCTGGGAGCTTATCCGTGGCAGACCCGCTCAGGATATTTCGGTATTACGGCCTATTTCTTCTACCATGAGAAACAGAGTATCTGCACCCTGACTTCGAGCATGGCTGATTATTATGAGCATACCCAAACACTTGTCACGCCGGAGAATATGCAACGCCAACTGGAGACCCAAAGTTTCTGGGGCAGCAACACCTCATTAGCCCGACTATCGACATCTACGCTGACTTTGCGCAATTTCAAAATGAACAGGCAAAACCGTCTCTCGTCCTCCTCGCAGACGCAATGTGAAATAGACGACAAGGTTACGATCAGCACTCTGGATACCTTACTTGCCATCCCTGAGTTATCCGACCTGACAATACGCCCCGAACAACGGTACGATTATTTCCGCAAGAAGCAGCCGGAGCAACTAGCCTTGGTCCCGTTCACACATCTTTCAGAAGTGAACTTCAATACTGCCGAGCAGAAACTGTACTTCACGATGGCAGATGAACAACACGAAACAGAAGGTTCATTGGCATACAGCGAGCTGAACCGGAATGCCATCCGCCGATTGGAACAGATGGGACAGCGGTACGCAGAAGCGAAGCAGCGGTATATGGTTTGCCTGAAACGTCCGGATACATTGATCCCGGTCAGTATCGTCACAGCTTCAGAGACCGACAATTTCTATTTCTAA
- a CDS encoding GH92 family glycosyl hydrolase, translating into MKQRIYTLLAISCFVLTATAQSEKLTDYVRPLVGTDGYGNVYPGAQIPFGGIQISPDTDSKYYDAAAGYKYNHTSILGFSLTHLSGTGIPDLGDFLFIPGTGEMKLDPGTRENPDEGYRSRYTHDQEWTSPNYYAVLLQDYGVKAEMTAGLRSGMFRFTYPKSDKSFIMIDLNHTLWQSCEWSNLRVENDSTLTGYKLVKGWGPERHVYFTAVFSKKLKDFCIMQDKKPVIYNTSRFRSTNEAWGKNLMACLSFETEAGEEVIVKTSVSAVSTDGAKLNMQELNGMTFDGLKEKGIDLWEQELEKYRVTADRKTKETFYTSAYHAALHPFIFQDADGSFRGLDKNIEQAKGFTNYTTFSLWDTYRALHPWFNLVHQDVNADIANSMLAHYDKSTERMLPIWSFYGNETWCMIGYHAVSVLADMIVKGVKGFDYERAYEAMKTTAMNKHYDCLPDYDRNGYVPFDKEAESVSKTLEYAYDDYCIARAAQVLGKTDDYTYFLNRSLSYQTLIDPETKYMRGRDSQGNWRTPFAPIAYQGPGSVNGWGDITEGFTMQYTWTVPHDVQGYINLAGKKLFEKRLDELFTVELPDDIPGAHDIQGRIGGYWHGNEPCHHVAYLYNYLGKPWKCQKWVREIVDRFYGNEPGSLSGNDDCGQMSAWYMFNCAGFYPVAPSSNIYNVGSPCVEALTIAMSNGKEIRMTTENWSKDNVYVKELYVNGKKYNKSYLTYDDVQSGITLHFVMSDKPNYKRAVSADACPASLSLPGKTMLYQKPVSK; encoded by the coding sequence ATGAAACAACGAATATACACCTTACTCGCTATTTCCTGTTTTGTTCTGACCGCCACAGCCCAGAGTGAGAAACTGACAGATTACGTCAGACCTCTGGTTGGAACAGACGGTTACGGGAATGTCTACCCCGGTGCACAGATTCCGTTCGGCGGTATCCAGATCAGTCCGGATACAGACTCTAAATATTACGATGCGGCAGCCGGTTATAAATACAATCATACTTCCATCCTCGGTTTCAGCCTGACGCACCTGAGCGGAACGGGTATCCCCGATCTGGGCGACTTCCTGTTTATACCCGGCACCGGCGAAATGAAACTCGACCCGGGAACCCGCGAAAACCCCGATGAAGGTTACCGCTCGCGTTATACCCATGACCAGGAATGGACTTCTCCCAATTACTATGCCGTCCTGTTACAGGATTACGGTGTGAAAGCCGAAATGACAGCCGGGCTGCGCAGCGGAATGTTCCGTTTCACCTATCCCAAATCGGACAAGTCTTTCATCATGATCGACCTGAACCATACGTTGTGGCAATCCTGCGAATGGTCTAACCTTCGTGTTGAGAACGATTCGACCCTGACCGGCTACAAACTGGTCAAAGGTTGGGGACCGGAGCGCCATGTCTATTTCACCGCCGTCTTCTCCAAAAAGCTGAAAGACTTCTGTATCATGCAGGACAAGAAGCCGGTTATTTACAATACCTCCCGTTTCAGAAGCACGAACGAAGCCTGGGGAAAGAACCTGATGGCTTGTCTTTCCTTTGAAACGGAAGCCGGTGAAGAAGTCATTGTAAAAACTTCTGTCTCCGCAGTCAGCACCGACGGTGCTAAACTGAATATGCAGGAACTGAACGGGATGACCTTCGACGGCCTGAAAGAAAAAGGTATCGACTTATGGGAGCAGGAACTGGAAAAGTATCGCGTGACAGCCGACCGGAAGACAAAAGAGACATTCTATACTTCTGCTTATCATGCCGCTTTGCATCCTTTTATCTTCCAGGATGCCGACGGTAGTTTCAGAGGCCTGGATAAGAATATCGAACAAGCCAAAGGCTTTACGAATTATACGACTTTCTCTTTGTGGGACACTTATCGCGCCTTGCATCCCTGGTTCAACCTGGTTCATCAGGATGTGAACGCCGATATAGCCAACTCCATGCTCGCCCATTACGATAAAAGTACGGAGCGCATGCTTCCGATCTGGTCTTTCTACGGCAATGAAACCTGGTGTATGATCGGTTACCATGCTGTTTCCGTCCTGGCCGATATGATCGTGAAAGGTGTCAAAGGATTTGATTACGAACGGGCATACGAAGCTATGAAGACAACCGCAATGAATAAGCATTACGATTGCCTGCCCGATTACGACCGTAACGGTTATGTCCCCTTCGATAAAGAAGCCGAGTCGGTTTCCAAAACATTGGAGTATGCCTACGATGATTATTGTATTGCCCGCGCTGCCCAGGTTTTGGGAAAGACGGACGATTATACCTATTTCCTGAACCGTTCCCTCTCTTATCAGACCTTGATAGATCCGGAAACCAAATACATGCGTGGCCGCGACAGTCAGGGAAACTGGCGTACTCCGTTTGCCCCGATTGCTTATCAGGGGCCGGGATCGGTTAATGGCTGGGGTGATATCACCGAAGGCTTTACGATGCAGTACACCTGGACCGTTCCGCATGACGTACAGGGATATATCAACCTGGCGGGAAAGAAGCTGTTCGAGAAACGGCTGGATGAACTCTTTACTGTCGAGCTGCCGGACGATATCCCAGGAGCCCACGACATTCAGGGACGCATCGGCGGTTACTGGCACGGCAACGAGCCTTGCCATCATGTCGCTTATCTGTATAATTACCTGGGTAAGCCGTGGAAATGCCAGAAGTGGGTACGCGAAATAGTCGACCGTTTCTATGGCAACGAACCCGGTTCTCTGAGCGGTAATGACGACTGTGGCCAGATGTCGGCTTGGTATATGTTCAACTGTGCAGGCTTTTACCCGGTTGCCCCGTCCAGTAATATATATAATGTAGGTTCACCTTGCGTCGAGGCACTGACCATTGCCATGAGCAACGGTAAAGAGATCCGCATGACGACCGAAAACTGGTCGAAAGACAACGTGTACGTCAAGGAATTGTATGTGAACGGAAAGAAATACAACAAATCGTATCTGACATACGACGATGTGCAATCCGGTATAACCCTGCATTTCGTCATGAGCGACAAGCCGAATTACAAACGTGCTGTCTCAGCCGATGCCTGTCCGGCTTCTTTGTCCTTACCCGGCAAAACAATGCTCTATCAGAAACCTGTCAGCAAATAA
- a CDS encoding GH92 family glycosyl hydrolase, with protein sequence MKRLFVLAIALCGSLFSMKAAAKADLVDYVNPLVGSQSKHSLSTGNTYPAIAMPWGMNFWMPQTGKMGDGWAYTYDADKIRGFKQTHQPSPWINDYGQFAIMPITGKVVFDQDKRASWFSHKAEVAKPNYYRVYLADHDVVTEIAPTERAAMFRFTFPETDKSYVIVDAFDRGSYIKIIPEENKIIGYTTRNSGGVPDNFKNYFVVVFDKPFTYKATVGDNEIRKGETEAQEDHTGAIIGFSTRRGELVHARVASSFISPEQAEQNLKELGDRSFDQIADAGRKTWNETLGRIQVNDDNIDKLRTFYSCLYRSVLFPRSFYEVDANGNVMHYSPYNGEVLSGYMFTDTGFWDTFRCLFPFLNLVYPSMNVKMQEGLVNTYKESGFLPEWASPGHRGCMVGNNSASVVADAYLKGLRGYDIETLWEAVVHGANNVHPKVSSTGRLGYDYYNKLGYVPYNVKINESAARTLEYAYDDWTIYKLGKALGKPESEIAIFAKHAMNYKNLFDPETKLMRGRNEDGTFQSPFNPLKWGDAFTEGNSWHYTWSVFHDPQGLIDLMGGKSGFNAMMDSVFNVPPLFDDSYYGGVIHEIREMQIMNMGNYAHGNQPIQHMIYMYNYSGEPWKAQYWVREVMDKLYFATPDGYCGDEDNGQTSAWYVFSALGFYPVCPGTDQYILGSPLFKSVTLNLENGKKVVINANNNNEANRYISSMKVNGKNYTRNYLTHEDLLRGMTINCTMSGTPNKTRGTEEKDAPYSFSKEIKE encoded by the coding sequence ATGAAGAGACTATTTGTTTTAGCTATTGCTCTTTGCGGCAGCTTGTTTTCGATGAAAGCTGCTGCAAAGGCAGACCTCGTGGATTACGTAAATCCGTTGGTTGGTTCTCAGTCCAAGCACTCTCTGTCGACAGGAAATACCTATCCGGCTATTGCTATGCCGTGGGGTATGAATTTCTGGATGCCGCAAACCGGAAAGATGGGAGACGGCTGGGCATATACCTATGATGCCGATAAGATACGCGGTTTCAAACAAACCCACCAACCCAGCCCGTGGATCAACGATTACGGCCAGTTTGCCATTATGCCGATAACCGGCAAAGTGGTGTTCGACCAGGATAAACGTGCCAGCTGGTTTTCCCACAAGGCAGAAGTTGCCAAGCCGAACTATTACCGTGTGTATCTGGCAGATCACGATGTGGTGACAGAGATTGCACCGACAGAACGTGCCGCCATGTTCCGTTTCACTTTCCCTGAAACTGATAAATCGTATGTGATCGTCGATGCATTCGACCGCGGCTCTTATATCAAGATCATCCCGGAAGAGAATAAGATCATTGGTTATACGACCCGTAACAGCGGTGGTGTTCCTGATAATTTCAAGAATTACTTTGTTGTTGTCTTCGATAAACCTTTTACTTATAAGGCTACGGTTGGTGACAACGAGATCCGTAAAGGTGAAACCGAAGCTCAGGAAGATCATACCGGAGCGATTATCGGTTTCTCTACCCGTCGCGGCGAACTCGTTCATGCCCGTGTCGCATCTTCTTTCATCAGTCCTGAACAGGCTGAACAAAACCTGAAAGAGTTGGGCGACCGTTCTTTCGATCAGATTGCTGATGCCGGTCGTAAGACATGGAACGAAACATTAGGACGTATACAGGTGAATGACGATAATATTGACAAGCTGCGTACATTCTACTCTTGCCTGTACCGTTCGGTTCTTTTCCCCCGTAGCTTCTATGAAGTGGATGCCAATGGAAACGTAATGCATTATAGTCCGTATAACGGTGAAGTGTTGTCTGGCTATATGTTTACCGATACCGGTTTCTGGGATACCTTCCGTTGTCTGTTCCCGTTCCTGAACCTGGTCTATCCGTCGATGAATGTGAAGATGCAGGAAGGGTTGGTGAATACGTATAAGGAAAGTGGTTTCCTTCCGGAGTGGGCGAGCCCCGGTCATCGTGGCTGTATGGTAGGAAACAACTCGGCTTCTGTTGTTGCAGACGCTTATCTGAAAGGCTTACGCGGTTACGATATCGAAACGCTTTGGGAAGCTGTTGTACATGGTGCGAACAATGTGCATCCGAAAGTATCATCTACCGGTCGTCTGGGTTACGACTATTATAACAAGTTGGGTTATGTACCTTACAATGTGAAGATCAACGAAAGTGCCGCCCGTACATTGGAATATGCATACGACGATTGGACGATCTATAAATTAGGAAAAGCACTCGGTAAACCGGAGTCTGAAATAGCCATCTTTGCCAAACATGCAATGAACTATAAGAACCTGTTTGATCCCGAAACCAAATTGATGCGTGGACGTAACGAGGATGGTACATTCCAGTCTCCGTTCAACCCGTTGAAGTGGGGAGATGCTTTCACCGAAGGAAACAGCTGGCATTATACCTGGTCTGTCTTCCACGATCCTCAGGGATTGATCGACCTGATGGGAGGAAAGTCCGGCTTTAATGCAATGATGGATTCTGTATTCAATGTGCCGCCATTGTTCGACGATAGCTATTACGGTGGTGTTATCCACGAGATCCGTGAAATGCAGATCATGAATATGGGTAACTATGCACATGGAAACCAGCCGATCCAGCACATGATCTATATGTATAACTACTCCGGTGAACCTTGGAAAGCCCAGTATTGGGTACGTGAAGTGATGGATAAACTTTATTTCGCAACTCCCGACGGCTATTGCGGTGATGAAGATAACGGCCAGACTTCTGCCTGGTATGTGTTCTCTGCCCTCGGTTTCTATCCGGTTTGTCCGGGAACTGACCAGTATATCCTTGGTTCTCCATTATTCAAGAGTGTAACATTGAATCTGGAAAACGGTAAGAAGGTCGTTATCAATGCAAACAATAACAATGAAGCCAACCGCTACATCTCTTCCATGAAGGTAAACGGCAAGAATTACACCCGTAATTACCTGACCCATGAAGACCTGTTGCGTGGCATGACGATCAATTGCACCATGTCCGGTACTCCGAACAAAACACGTGGTACGGAGGAAAAGGATGCACCTTATTCATTCTCAAAAGAAATCAAGGAATAA
- a CDS encoding GH92 family glycosyl hydrolase, whose amino-acid sequence MKSSTCLALILSALLAGGNLFAQQDKVSFVNPIIGTNGMGHTFPGACVPFGLVQLSPDTDTIPHNVDGKYQPRAYEYCAGYQHKDSSIVGFSHTHFSGTGHSDLGDILIMPTTGCLKLNPGTATDPDGGYRSRFSHDTEISRPGYYEVMLADYGVKAQLTTTKRAGIHKYTFPKEAENQRIILDMIHGIYNYDGKVLWTSIRVENDTLVTGYRITNGWARANYTYFAMSFSKPVIHYGCDEKAKVDYRGGYGKFNMKENFPDIGGRKIVAYFDFDPASSNELEVKVALSGVSTDGALKNLHAEATGYSFDQLASRAADNWNKELSVIDAKGTDDQMAMLYTSLYHTMINPCVYTDVDGQYRGLDGNIHKADDFTNYTVFSVWDTYRALHPLFNIINRQVNTDIARSMLKHCEQSVHKALPVWSHMANENWCMIGYHSVSVLADAVAKGLPLDKEEVLKAMVSSSTIPYYDGTKELMEKGYVSLDRSGSAASLTLEYSYDDWTIYNTALLAGNREVADRYKKRAMNYTNVFDTSIGYARPRYSDGRWKENFNLLSTHGEGFIEGNGLNYSFYVPQDVNNMIRLMGGDKSFITKLDSLFTMHLPDEFFAETEDVTKEGLLGGYVHGNEPSHHIPFLYMWTTQPWKTQYWQREIMNKMYRNNIDGLCGNDDCGQMSAWYILSAMGFYPVCPGTDQYVLGAPYLPYMKVSLENGKTFEVRADKVSDKNRYVKSVKLNGKPYTKAYITQQDIMNGGELTFEMTSAPNKKRVFAEADKPYSLSSN is encoded by the coding sequence ATGAAGTCTTCAACATGTTTAGCCTTAATTCTGTCTGCTTTACTGGCAGGAGGAAATTTATTTGCTCAGCAGGATAAAGTCTCATTTGTGAACCCGATCATCGGAACGAACGGGATGGGACATACTTTTCCGGGAGCATGCGTACCGTTCGGACTGGTACAGTTGAGTCCGGATACCGATACGATCCCGCATAATGTGGACGGCAAATATCAACCCCGCGCTTACGAATATTGTGCCGGTTACCAGCATAAAGACAGCAGCATCGTCGGTTTCAGCCATACCCATTTCAGCGGAACCGGACACTCCGACCTGGGTGATATCCTGATTATGCCGACTACCGGTTGCCTGAAACTGAATCCCGGAACAGCAACCGATCCCGACGGCGGCTATCGTTCCCGATTCTCACACGACACAGAGATCTCCCGTCCCGGTTATTATGAAGTGATGCTGGCCGATTACGGTGTGAAAGCACAACTGACTACAACCAAACGGGCAGGAATACATAAATATACTTTCCCGAAAGAAGCGGAGAATCAGCGTATTATCCTGGATATGATACATGGTATTTACAACTACGACGGAAAGGTTCTATGGACAAGTATCCGTGTGGAAAATGATACGTTAGTGACAGGATATCGTATAACCAACGGCTGGGCACGAGCCAATTACACCTATTTCGCCATGTCTTTCTCCAAACCGGTTATCCATTACGGCTGCGATGAAAAAGCAAAAGTCGATTACCGCGGCGGTTACGGCAAGTTCAATATGAAAGAGAACTTCCCGGATATAGGCGGACGGAAGATCGTTGCTTATTTCGATTTCGATCCTGCTTCTTCGAATGAACTGGAAGTAAAAGTAGCCCTTTCCGGTGTAAGCACCGATGGCGCTTTGAAAAACCTGCATGCCGAGGCTACCGGATATAGTTTTGACCAACTGGCTTCACGTGCTGCGGATAACTGGAATAAGGAGCTTTCTGTTATCGATGCGAAAGGTACTGACGATCAGATGGCAATGCTTTATACCTCTTTGTACCATACGATGATCAACCCTTGTGTCTATACCGATGTAGATGGTCAGTATCGTGGCCTGGATGGTAATATTCATAAAGCAGACGATTTCACTAATTACACGGTCTTCTCTGTCTGGGATACCTACCGGGCTTTGCATCCGCTGTTCAATATCATCAATCGCCAGGTGAATACCGATATCGCCCGTTCCATGCTGAAACATTGCGAACAAAGTGTACATAAGGCGTTGCCTGTATGGAGCCATATGGCAAACGAGAACTGGTGTATGATCGGTTATCATTCTGTATCCGTATTGGCTGATGCCGTGGCAAAAGGCTTGCCGCTGGATAAGGAGGAAGTGTTGAAAGCAATGGTCAGCAGCTCTACCATCCCTTATTACGACGGGACGAAAGAATTGATGGAGAAAGGATATGTCTCCCTCGACCGTAGTGGTAGTGCCGCTTCGTTGACACTGGAATATTCCTACGACGACTGGACGATTTACAATACAGCCCTTTTGGCAGGAAATCGTGAAGTGGCCGACCGTTATAAGAAGCGGGCTATGAACTATACCAATGTATTCGACACCAGTATCGGTTATGCCCGTCCCCGTTATTCCGACGGACGCTGGAAAGAGAACTTCAACCTCCTGAGCACACACGGCGAAGGTTTTATCGAAGGCAATGGCCTGAACTATTCGTTCTATGTTCCTCAGGATGTAAACAATATGATCCGATTGATGGGTGGAGACAAGTCATTCATCACTAAATTGGACTCTCTCTTCACTATGCACCTGCCCGACGAATTTTTCGCCGAAACGGAAGATGTTACCAAAGAAGGTCTTTTGGGTGGTTATGTGCATGGTAACGAACCGAGCCATCATATCCCATTCCTGTATATGTGGACTACACAACCCTGGAAAACCCAGTACTGGCAACGTGAGATCATGAACAAGATGTACCGCAACAATATCGACGGCCTGTGTGGTAACGACGATTGCGGCCAGATGTCTGCCTGGTATATTCTGTCGGCGATGGGTTTCTATCCTGTTTGCCCGGGAACCGACCAATATGTATTGGGTGCCCCTTATCTGCCTTATATGAAAGTATCTCTTGAAAACGGAAAGACATTCGAAGTCAGGGCCGACAAGGTAAGCGACAAGAACCGTTACGTCAAATCCGTAAAACTGAACGGGAAACCATATACCAAAGCGTATATTACTCAACAAGATATAATGAACGGGGGAGAGCTGACCTTCGAAATGACATCTGCTCCAAACAAGAAGCGTGTCTTTGCTGAAGCTGACAAACCTTATTCTTTATCATCAAATTAA